In the Bos mutus isolate GX-2022 chromosome 15, NWIPB_WYAK_1.1, whole genome shotgun sequence genome, GCAgaagttttgtcatagcttttcctagTAATGCCCACCCCAGCTacatcctccccccaccccaagattgagcacacagtaggtgcttcaGGAGTTGTCCCTAGGCTGGCTGTCCCCAAGACGTGTTCCCTAGACAGGGACACGTCTCCTGACACCAGGTGGCAGCATTGGCCAAAAATTCTCTCAGAACTCTGCGTCTAGAGCTGTCAGTcaagtaaaaatttaaacttttatttctggtacaaatgataaatattttgcattaaaaatCTGGAATTCAAGTTTTCCTCATACTTCATGCTCCCTCCCTGTCCCAGAAccttacaaaaatatttctgtttagaGGGAGCAAGCCAGCACCTGCTCCCTCGGCAAAGTCCAGGTTTGCAGAAAGGCACGTATTCTGTGTCAGGGTGGGGACGGTGGCCTCCGAGGCCAGAACGAGAGGAAGGCGCTGAGATCCGTGCTAGGGGCTGCGCCCCCTCTGGTGCAATGATTCTTCCCCTCCTTGCTGCGCAGTGGGACGGTGCACAGGGGCCAGGTCCTTCCCAACGGTGGGGCAGGAGTTGTGTGGGGGAGGTGGGTACGACAGGCACAGACACCCTTCAGGGTCTAAACCTTTGAAGAGTTAAATAGGAGAGTCACAGGCCGTCACATTTTGGGTGCTTGAAAGTGAACACTTTGGGGAGATGAAGGAGGGGAGGCAAGCTTGGAGAACCCCCCCTTCTCCCTGGGTCCCCAAGGAAGACGCACAGGGCAGGAGTGGGGGCTGCCTTCATGAGTTAAACCTTGCCACACCACACCCCTTTCACAGTCACGGGTGAGGGAGCCAGAGGCTCCGGGATTAGGTGATGGGAAGGAAGAGCGCTAAGGCCTCCGttgtcgggggtggggggcaccccCTCTggcggctgggggaggggcagtgggtCCCGGGCAGCTGCCTCGGGGACCACCCCTCGTCCCAGCCTGGCTAGGGGTCCTCATCCCAGAGGCACAGCTGCTTCTGGGGCACGTAGAAGTCGAAGCTGTAGTTCTTCTGGCAGCTGCGGATGCCGCACTTGTAGGGCGCTGGGCGGTCGCGGCCGTGGCAGTACTTGAGCATGCAGGGGTACCAGGCCAGGCTCAGACCATAGCGGCAGATGCAGGGCTTCCCGCGGTCCCCCACCTGCCCGCAGCGAGGCAGCAACACCTGCTCTGAAGCCTTGGGGAGAGCCTCGAACACGGAGCCATCCACACCTGGGAGAGAAGGCGGGGgtcagggcgggggcgggggcctcCCCACATGGCCCCTTCAGGCATCCTAGTGCTCCCATGAGCTAAGTGTTACcatccttgttttacagatgagaaaactggccCAGAGAGGTTATCGGCCTGGCTGACGTCACACAGTAAGTAGGGATTCAGGACTGTCTGACTTCAAGTCCTCCACTTGCCCCTGCCAGTGCCACGCAGgcatcacttcctccaggaagccctccctgaccagTCCTAGCTGGGTGGAGAACTCCCATATCTCATCATTGCTCCCCATCATATTTGAGGTGATATAGCAGTGGGCCGCACCCAGCTGACCTTGCTCCAGCCAGAACCGGACGTCTTCCTGGCGGGTGTAGATGGCATCCACGGCCTCGGCACACGTTGCGGAGATGGGGGCTCAGCAGCGCCCCCTGGCTGAAGTTGACGGCGATGTCCATGTGCATCTGCTCTGGGCCCCGCACCTCCTCAGCTTGCCGCACTGCCCGTGGGTTTTTCTGAGTGGAAGAGAAGAGTTGTTCCTACCCGGCCTCAGTCAGCCCCCTGCCCACTCTTTCCCTGATCGCTGATTGTCAGACAAACCCAGGCTGGCTGCCTTCAGATCCTTGGGGCCACCTGCAGGGTGACAGTCAGGGGGAACCAGCCCCCCTCCAACTGGTGGAAAAACTGATACCCAGGGCACCGTCAATTCTTTTCAGCTGGCCACTGGGCTGACCTCTGAGACCTTAGGGAAAATTCTGACATgttgctgggggggtgggggtgggggtggtgttgGAGGTGGGCAAGCCAGGCCAGTTGTCCCAGGGTCAGTGACCGCTGGGGTCCTGTACTTGCCAACATCCAGGTAACTGAGTCTCTCTGGGAAAAGCAGACAGAAGGGTGGGACCTAGGACAGGTCCTGCTGAAGAGTTTAGGGAGCTTACATGAGGCCAGGGAGAGGCCTGGGGTAGGGGAAGGGACTGGGAGTGGGCAAAAAGCTGAGGGGTTCCAAAGCTGCGTTGAATGCTTTACATGCTCTGTCCCACTTAATTCTCACTGTAACCCGTCTCTCAGTAAGAAAATAGGGGctttgagggactttcctggagggctagtggttaagactgggcTTCAAATGCAGGGGCTGCGGCGGATTCCATCCCGGGTTGGGaaaactaaaattccacatgccctgtggcgtggccaaaaaacaaagaaaatagggACTTGGAAGGGAGGTGACACGTCTAGAGTCACCCAGATGATGAGTGGCGTTGCCACAGCTGAAGGCAGATCTGACTTGCCTCCATCATAAACGGGGAGGGGCTgaggttgggggcaggaagaattTGAGAGATGGGGGTTCGGTGCAGATTAGGGATCTGGGGTTATGGGATCAGGTGTGGCCTGGGGCATAATCAGGGGGCTCAGGATTACAGGCTGAGTGTGGGGCCAGGGATTAGGTGGATCGGGGCGGGGTGGGACActgaggctggggtgggtggggtccAGGCCAGGGCTCAGCTGCAGGGGTGCGTGCAGGCTCTGGGGCAAGCCTGGGGTGGGCACTCACCTGCCGGAGCTTGGCCATGGCCTCGCTGGGAATGATCTCATTGTGGTGCAGCCGGGTGACAAAGCAGAGAGCCTGGAACTGACTCTGCCCCTTCTCCAGCTCCCCCAGAATCAAGGCCCGGAAGATCTTCACATCCTGATGGGGAAGGGCAgaaggatgggggctggttggAGGGGGTGAGATCTCCTCACCAGTCCCCCCCTCAACACACAATGCTCAGCTCAGACCACCCCCCCTCAGAGAACACAGGCCTGGACACTGTCCTGCAATGGACACCTCCCTCCTGCTGTCctgggaatttttttctttcccatttaaacCCGTGACTTAAAAGAACACACCCCAGATGTTCCAAAGCCTTCTGGAAAATTCACATAGTGAACTGCTAGAAAGCTTTCCAAAAACAAGGCTGTTTAAAAGTACAGAACTTCACCTTAAAGGAAACCACCGCTTTTGGCACCTGGTCCACTCATAGCCGATACTTCCCTTCTGGGGCACCCCTGTGTTCCCTCATCAGGGTGAGTCGGGGCCCCTACGACCGCCTGACCAGGGTGTCACAAGGCAGAGGCTGCACTTTTTACAAGCACAGATTTCAGAGTTCCTCTTGCTGActttcccattcagtaggtttggGGAGAAGGCCCCCAGTGCTTCTGGTCATCCAGGCTTCTAGACACCAGCATCTCAGATGAAGGTGGCGGGGTCAGGATGGGGTTAAGGGCAGACACAGCAGCAGCTGTTGCCAAGGGCGCTGCGATGGCTCacctttccccttccctccccacttcccctttCCCCATGGGGTTACTAATGGCCTGGCCAGCAGGCCAAGGGCTCCTTCCTGTCACTGACTGACTGTGTGAATCAGGGAGGCCAGAGAGGggcagaggaagaaggggaaggggCTGTGGGATGGGGTTCCCTTTCCAAACTGGCTGCTGAAACCCTGGGCACCTGAGGTATCCCTTGCTCTCACCCAGCTCTGTGCCTTGGCTAATGGCTCCCGATGAGACATCAGCAGGTCCCAGTCAGCAGTGGTCTAagtgtgggaagatcccccctgCCTGGGAGGGACCCTGGTCACACTGATGGTTCCTCCAGGAACCCTAGTGGTCCTGTACCAACACAGAGGGTATAGAGCCTATATAGATATGAATCCTTCAATGACCGTGCCCTGGGCTCATTCACCAAACATCCCGGTTCACTGAGTGCTTCCTGCCAAGTGAAATGCTCTGAGAACAGGGTCTGAGGGGCCCCCCTGGATTCCAGTGTAGGCACTGAGGGGCCCAGGGTTCCCCTCCAAGTCTGCAGTGTATTAGTGGCGTTCAGCTCATCTCCCAGTTTCTCTAAGCCTTGTTTATAAAGGGATGATGCCACTTTTACCTGGAGGTTGTGGTGAGGACAGAACAGGCTGGTGTGAAGGGAAACACAGAGAATGCCTGCCCTGAGTTAAGTGCTCAGCGGTGCTGGCTGGGGCCACTGGCCCACTGCAAGTGACtggccagtgctgctgctgctaagtcgcttcagtcgtgtccgactctgtgcgacccctgagacagcagcccaccaggctcccctgtccctgggtttctccaggcaagaacactggagtgggttgccatttccttctccagtgcatgaaaagtgaaaagtgaaagtgaggtcgctcagttgtgttcgactcttcgcgaccccatggactgcagcctaccaggctcttccgtccagggattttccagtgCTATCATCCCACAAATCCCCATGATCTTTCTGtcgttttgtttgtttgttttagagtCTTTTGATGTGGaccctttttaaagtctttattgaatttgttacaacattgcttcagtcttatcttttggtttttgggtcccaaggcatgtgggatcttatcttagtttcctgaccagggatcaaactggtacCCTCTACATTAGCaagcaaaatcttaaccactggaccaccagggaagtatctccccaccccaccaccccatgCCCTTTGGAATTTCTCTGACTCTCCAAGGACTTTCCCTACTTCCCTTCACTATAAATGGTCTCTGGAACATTGAGGGGTGGGAGTGTCCAGGGAGATTTTCCACCAAGACCGTAGAaagggagactgaggcccagctGGTGAGAAAGGTTATGTTAGGTTCCTCCTGGTCCCAGACTTGGAGGGAAGGTGAATCACAGCTCGGGTAACCTCAGCTTCCTCTCAGCAGGAAATCCGCTCTTGGGTCACGAGGCTAGGCTGTCCTTGCCCCGCCAAGCCTCGGTCATCCAATCTTCCACACCCTCAGGTCGGCTGAGGGGAGACTGGAGTTGGTACATGGGTGCATTTTCCGCTCAGTTTTTGCCAGGTGAGACTTGATACCAGATTTCCCCTCCTGGGGCTGTGTTAGGCGGATGTCCCTGGCAGGACCCCCAGGCAGGATCCAAAGTCCGCATATTTTCAGCCGTGACCCTTGAAGGGAATGCCATCTGGGATATTCACAGCATCTTCTCCGATACCACAGGCACGTGCCATAGCCTGTGGTCTATGGGCTGCCCCGAGCTGGCCTCCTGGCTTGGACACTACCCATCTACCACTAGCCagagaaagtatttaaaattctaGACCAGACCAGGGGGTGAACGAAATCTGTCAGAATATTTTCCCTGCTTCTAGATTAAATAACAAAGTCAATGACAACAGCAAAATGCTACCAAAATGGGAATGTGACTGCGGGTGAAGCGAGGGGATGAGAATTTTTTGTTGAGATAGATTTCCTCTAtgtctctcatttatttttgtaggaCAACGATTTATTGAAGTTTATAACTGGAAGGGACAAGTCACTGTTACCATGAGTCAAAAAGGATATACTGCCCCATTCAAATCTGCACAACAACAGGAGGTAGGAACTATGATTATTACTGTGTTTGGAATggataacttgctcaaggtcatgagACCAAGAGGAAATGCAGCCAAAATTTTTAACCCAGGCAGCCTGCCTCCAAAATCCAAACTCTCGCAACCATAATGAACAACTGCTTCTAGGTCAACTAATCCAATGTCTCTGATGCCCAGTTACAGACCAGAtggtgcaggagattcaggttcgatccctgggtcaagaggatttcctagagaaggagacagcaacccacttcagtgttcttggctggagagtttcatggacagagcagcctggtgggctatagtccctgggggtgcaaacagtcggacatgactgagcaaccaccactttcactttctaaagaaACTAAAGCTCAGGCCCAGAGATAGAGCGCGGTCTGCCTGCAGCCACACAGCCAGTGAGAGACAGAAGAGAATGCAGGGCCCTCTTCCCGCCATGTGGTCTGCGTGTCCTCTGCAGACCTGCCCAGGACTACAGTGGCTCCCATTCAAGGCTGTGTGTGACTAACAGTCAACAGCATCTGATGCAAACATCAGGGTAAGATGACGCAGGATCACCTTTCTAATCCCTCTGCCTGCTCTGCCCAGGGCCTCTGTAAACCCTGAATTTTCCAACCTTCTTAATCTGTATCTCCAGGAAACCAAGTTCCCTGTGCTGAGCCCAGGAGGGAGACAGCAGTCCAAGCAGCTGGATCTTTGTGGCTCCATCATCATGACCAGTGTCTCTCCTACCTTCTACTCCCCACACCTCAGACTCACTACCAGGGCCCCCTTTCCCTTCAACACAGAGGacagggcagggggagagggccCCCTGCTTCAGGGAACATCTGACCAGGTGCTAAGCTCCCAGCTTTTCTCCTTGCCCAAGAATCCCCTGGGATGATCCACCCAGATGTGGCCTAACGCCCAAGGCAGACGACACAGCTGGGAAGAGCATATGGCAGGCTTTTCAGGCCCAGGTCTCAGGCTAGGATGTCTAAGATGGGCAGTTTCTATAAGGCTCCTTCTCCCACGGGTTCCTAGGAACCTGCAGCCCCCCCAGGAGCAGGCCaccaggaagaagaggaggggacGGTACCAGGGCTGAAACTGGGCCATACAGAGGGGATGGTCACAGAGATACACCAAGTCCCCTATACGAACTTTCAAGTTGCGAACGTTCAAAGATGCCAACGTGCATCTggttccagcaaggaaccagaacctgagCCATCAACGTCAAGCGTgaatgaaattgcagcttgccctccgtctcctattgctgatgatccttcagctctaccatctcccacctcctctccctcctccagttggTAACTCTTCTTGcttgttcactcgatgccagcccctgtatgccagctgttgtacagtactactgtacttttcaaagtactgtattgtaagattaaaaatgttttattttgtgtttttttaaatgtattctttgtgtgaaaagtataaaCCCAtgacagtacagtactatataggcaactgtgttagttgggtacctgggCTAACCTTGATGGACTTAACGAACAAACTGGACATATGAACGTACTCCCAGAAGGGAACTCATTTGTATATAGGGAACTTACTGTAGTGAGGATTTGCTGAAGTCCTTTGTGGGTGGTTTAAAGGTTCTCAGAGAGCAGGATAGTTAAGAGCAAAGGCTCTGGAGCCAGTGCTGCCTGCATTCAGATCCTGGCTTTGCTGATATGCGCCATGTCATCCTGGGGGATTCACTTGACCTGTCTGTATCTTAGTTTCCACATGTGTAAAATGAGTACAGGCAACAATACCTACACCTCAAGGAATTCCTGAGAGGAAAAATGAGTGAAAGGTCTCAGAACAGCACGGGCTGGACTCCTTCAGCTTTTCTCTAGAATTGTTGCAATCCCTGGCCTAGCTCCAACTGTGATCAACTCCAGACCTGCAGAGGCAAGAAAACAGAGCTTTCTTCCAGAGACACACCAGAGCCCCAGAGAAGTCAGCTGACTCTGCTGGAGCTTGCAGGTAATCAGCAAATCGGTGGGAGAGTGCTgactagcatcacctggggcaGGTCCTTCACAGGCGGCGGGGCAGGGCAGTGGGCAACACCAAGGTCAGGGCCCCAGTCTTCAAGGGGCTCATAGGGGAAGCTGACCTACAACTGAAGTCAGCGCCCATGATGAGGCCTAGGGTTGAGGCTTATGCAGAGTGCTATAGGgtaaagatgaaagtgaaagtcgtgtccgactctagtgctCCGGTCCCTTTAAGcatggggctgggagggagggaagacttACTGGAGCAGAggtcctcaacctttttggcaccagagacagGTTTCGTAGAAGACAATGTCCCCACGAATCAGGCTGGGGGGTGGGAGCAGGCATGGACGGACGGTTGGGGGATGATTCAAGCGCGTTTCATTTGCTGTgtgctttatttctattgttatatCAGCTtcgcctcagatcatcaggcactagatcctggaggctgggaacCCCTGTACTAGACTGAAGGGTACTTCACTGGTTCTGGACAATGAGAGGATAGGGGGCTTTCTAGCCAAGAGAGAGGCAATTACagaaaacgtgtgtgtgtgtgctgtgtgctcagtcgttccgtggactgcagcccaccaggctcctctgtccgtgggatttcccaggcaataatactgcagtgggttgccatttcctcctccatgggctcatctcgacccagggatcgaactcgcatctcttgcacctcctgcatcggcaggcaggttctttaccacgagcgccacctgggaagccccattacagAAGCCAGGGAGGTACAAAGGCATCTTAATGCCCCCACCCATCCATCTCTTCACGCTACCGTCTTATGATCTGCCTAATGCCCTTCCAAGGCTTATTTTGTCCTCACCATAAAGTGTACCCCCCAGAGGCTGGCATCCACATCTTTGCTGACAGTTCTAAGCACTGAACCAAAGAGGTGGCGGTTTCCAGAGTAAGCGAGGCCAGGTGCCTGTCTATGAGTTGATGCCTGGCGGGGATATCCAGTCCCATCCTGCCCAGCATCCTTCAGGACTCAGTTCACATGCATCCATCCACCCCACCAACCCTCCAGCAGAGTTGGCCAGGTCCAATCCCTACCTTCCTCCCACTGTGTCTGGAATGAcctctttccttgtctttccttCCAGATTCAACTCCTTGAGGCCAGGATAGTATATTATTTGCAGTGTATCCCCACCTACTAGAACACAACAGGTGTTGTGTTCAGTACATAtctagaaatgaataaatgaaggatgGACTGGACAAACAAGAGCAGGCCAGGGTCCTAAGCAAAGTGATGGGAGtaccagggaggggagggagggaggggacggCAGTGAGAGTGGAAGGAAGAGGCTGGTGGGAGGGCAGGGACAGGGTCTGAGAGCCCAGTCAAAGAGTCTGAGCTTCATCTAGCAGACCACTGGAAGTCATCACTGGATTTTCAGCCTGGAGGTGACATGCACGAATCTCTGGCTCAGAGCTGAATCAGAAACTTGAGTTGTGCTAGGCCAGCGTGCATTTTATCTAAACACCTCGGAAGGGCCCCAGTCCTCGTGTAGCGTCTTCTGCCTGGGCAACAAGTCTCCCAGGCCCTCCACGCTGTGCCCCTGGCTCAGGACAGCGGCTCCACCTTATCTATGCAGTGTCCTCAGCCTGACACAAAGCTGAGTGAAGGCACCCATGCTCTGGGGCCTCCATCGAAACCTCTTGCCCCCAACAAGAAGACGgttcttcttgggcttccttgtacCCAGGCTCCTGCCCACTGGCAGTCCTACAGCTGCGCTTTTGGCTTCTAGAGGTTCAGGGGAGCTTTTTCATGCTCCAGTGAG is a window encoding:
- the OAF gene encoding out at first protein homolog translates to MRPPGRCGVPRASPALLLLTLLVPLLWAPRGVGAGAGAGAPSELRVRVRLPDGQVTEESLQADSDADSISLELRKPDGTLISFTADFKKDVKIFRALILGELEKGQSQFQALCFVTRLHHNEIIPSEAMAKLRQKNPRAVRQAEEVRGPEQMHMDIAVNFSQGALLSPHLRNVCRGRGCHLHPPGRRPVLAGARCGWLRVRGSPQGFRAGVAASLRAGGGPREALHLPLWSEPGLVPLHAQVLPRPRPPSALQVRHPQLPEELQLRLLRAPEAAVPLG